Within the Camelus dromedarius isolate mCamDro1 chromosome 9, mCamDro1.pat, whole genome shotgun sequence genome, the region ACTGTGGCTGTGTTGGGAAGTCAGTTTATGAAACAGTAAAATCAGACTGACAGTTGCATTAGAGCAGACTTAGCACTGTGGGGCTCAGAGGACTAGATTCATTGGAATACATGGAAATGTCATTTATTCTACTTATCCAGCCACATTCCTTTGTAGAGTTACCTGTGTTACTTATGTAATTGTTTGTATGGTCTTGATTCAGAGGAGGCAAGATCTTTGCAGAGAAGATTCAGGAATACTCTTAAGTTCATTCTGTTTTAGTAACTATAATGTTCTCtatgtttggttttgctttctttgttttctatatacTACCTGAAGAAGTACGGTTTGGCATACAACCTGTCTAAAATCCCGACCAGTCGAAAAGAATATGCTTTTGGAGCCAGAACAGCCATGAGGTTTAAGCCAATCAGTAAGGTTAGAAATAACTGAATGTGCTTAGATTTTAGTATGATCTGTGTTGTTGTGTGTTTTTGCATTGGAGAGCAAAGCTGGAGGTTACCTTAAAAATATGCCCtgaaattcaaggaaaaaaagaagtcatttgGACAAAAGCTACCAAGAACCCTATCTGAAAAGCTTGGGTGTTAGCActgcaaatgtgtgtgtgtgagagagtgttctaagaGAGTAAAAACATAGTTCTCAGAAGAAATGATACCAAGGCAGAATTTCAGTCCTGAGACAGCTGATGTTAAAATACTGGAGGCTTTATTTATATGCATCATATCCTCTTGtcagttaaaaagcaaattccAACTTCTTCACCCTTTTGTGAGATTGGATTTCAAGTCTTCAGTATAGAATATTAATCTCTAGTTGGATGTTTTCCTGACACTTAAGATGAAGGAGAGGGATACTGGCTTTAAAAGAATCTCCGAGTGGGATGGTGGGATGGTGGGGGTAGTAGGTGCAGCAAGTCACCTTGGCTCTCTACCCACCATTGGTTTATTTCTACAACCTAAGCATCAGGTATCTTTAGGTAGCTGGACCATATCCTTATATTGGTTTGCTACCTACTCTAGGCCTATTTCTATAGCTTGAGCTGGTTAAACCACAGCTAATACATGCACAGGGAAAAGatgattctgtttttttcttctctaacatATTGATCTTTTTCTTGGAAACAGGATACAACACCTTACCCAGGCATGTACCAGACAGTCAATCCTTGGGGACAAAAAGACAAACGAAATTTTGCTCCATTTAATGCCTTGTCACCTCGATTTAGGACATACTCAAAGGACCCTTGTTATCCTGGGTACGTGTCCCTTTTCTGGTGCACTTCAGCGAAGAACAATAGGAAGGGAGATACAAGAAGGGGTTACATCCCAACCATACCTGCTAGATAAGAAATCACTCATCTTTAAAGTTTCAAACTCTTGCCATCCAGGTCTCTAGAATTATAAAATTGTAAATTGTAGtgagtcattcaataaatatttataaatgagcaGGCAGTTTTGTAGGTTTCAGGAATTTTGCATTAAATCCATCACACAAGGCTCCTAATTTCTTGGAGCTTACATCTGAGAGTCCAGAGAGATGAGAAGCCAGTAAACAAGAAAATATCAATAGTAATAAGGAGAGTACTTATTAGTTAGACtgtgtcagttctgagagtgaaaagGGGACTTGTTAATAATTATACCAAGATGGTTTACATAAGCTGGGGCTATCATGGGTACACTGGGAAGTATGGTGACCTGGTGATGGGCTGAAGAAAATCAAACAGGATGATGATATGATACGGAGTGATGGACTGAAATCTACTTTAGCAAGGATTGTCAAGATAGGTCTTTCTGGGGAAATGACACTTGATCTGAAATCACAATGACAAGACTGAGCTTGTGAAGATCTGGGCCCAGAGCTGCCCAGACAGGAGGAACAGCATATAAAAATGCTGTACCTTGGGGAGGAATTTTGTGTGAGGAAGAAAGAAGTTCAATATGGCTAGAGTGTGGTGAGCAAAGAGGAAATGATAAcagaggaggaggggcggggctaGAGTATGTAGGTCTTGTAGACCAAGGGAGACATTCTAAGTGTTTTAGAAAGCCATTCAGAATGTATGGAATTGTAGAACATGGGGTCTTTCTTTTACTGGTGAGAAATCCAAGGATCAGAGAGTGAGTGTAACTTTCTCACTGTTGCAGTGAGGAAGTAGAAGTGTTGAATTTTGATTCCTGCATCCAGTATAAATGTTATTTCCACCACAGCAAAGTCTGCACCAAAAGACAAAGTgttgtggaaaaaagaaaattataaaataatcccAGTTGTCAAGAAATTTACCTGGTTCTGCTTTGCTATCCCTAGATTGCTGATACATTAAATTATCATTGCACTTTTAGCCTTAATTGTACATCATGATCAGTACTTATGAATTACTGTGGTACATCTCTTTTATAACCAccatttctgggattttttttttttgatctctcAGTAAGGATAACAAAGTTGCAGAACTATTTTAAACTAAAGCCAGTTTTTACCCTCACTGCATGTTGAGACTAAATAGCTTGAACATTAAAACCTAATTAGAAATACATTAACAAGCAAAGGAACCCTATGCTAACCAGTTGGTTGCCTTTTTCCAAAGACTTAGGACTAGATTGAGGGTAGTATAATAATGGTCACTAACTCATTCCACatgatgttttgtgtttttatttctagacCTACCACATACAACCCAGAGATAAAGCCACCTCGGAAAGTCACCTGGCCAATGAGATTTGGATCTCCAGACTGGGCTCAGATTCCATGTCTACAGAAAAGAACCCTGAAAGCTGAGGTAGTACCAGATTGGACTTGTGTAGGGCATTCTACCTAATTCTTTCATGTTTATCAGTGATTCTTAACCAGCAACCTGTGAATAAGTTTCAAGAAGTCCTTGTTCCCCTGAAATTACATGTACaatttttatgtatatgcatatggGGATCTTTTTGGAGAGTTACgcaatttcatttgattttttaaaggtgTATGTCTGAACAAGTCAGATTTTCTTAGTTAATCCTCAAATAATCTTCTGTGGTAATCCGAGATAATCATCCCCCTATGattgaggaggaaactgaggctcaggtggATTGAGTGACTTATGGATGTTGCTCAGCTAGAATCCAGATCCTGTGACTCCTAAGCCAGTGCTCTTTCCATCACACCACTTGAGTTTTAGATCGTCAAGGGGCTGTAGCTCCTTCTGGCAAGAACCTGGATTGCGggacagactgcctgggtttaaacACTAGCTCCATATttgcttgctgtgtgatcttgtgcAAGTCCTCTAACTTTTCTAAGCCCATCTTAGAAAAGTTGCTTGTCTTACAATGGGTTAATATTAGACTCAATTTCATAAGGTTGTAAAGATTGAGATAATGTAgaaaagcatttagcacagtacCCGTAACATCACAAATGTTCAACCCATGTCAGCTGTCATAATTCCAGCAGTGCCTTGTTTTTCCCTGGTAGAACTCTGCATTAATtctacaagtatttattaaatgcctgatgtattaatattattatgCTAGGGCCTATGGGTAACGGTCAAGAATTAAACATATAATCTTTGTTTTCATGAAATTTACCAGCCATACTTGGAGATTTACtaaggagaaaataatttctagCATGATACGCACCAGAGTAAGATGACAGGAAGTAGATACACACGCCAGTATTGAGAGAGTCACTAAGGCTGGGTtactgtgggggtggggctcagctgGGCCCCAACAGCTATAGGGTGCAGTTGTATTTTGCACAGCCAGGAAGACCAGAGGCAAAGGGCTCTCATTAGAACACTGACCTAGACCTTATTCCTTCATTGCAGCTGTCCACAGACAAAGACTTTAGGAAGCATCGGAGCCGTGTGGCCTACCTAAGCCTGTATTACAACTGAAAAGCTGTGACCACCTTCACGTGTTCCTCTTGACCATGGAGTCTCCAAGATTGAGGGCAgaatttgaatttcatcaaatgctttttctgcatctattgaaatgatcatgtgatttttgtcctttctttcgTTGATgcggtgtatcacattgattgatttgcatatgttgaaacttgtgtccctgggataaatccaacttgatcacaGTAGgtgatcttttttatgtattgttggaattgtttgctaatattttgttgaggattttttcatatATGTTCAGAAAttatattggcctgtaattttcttttttgttagtgtctttgtctggtttgggcatcggtgatggtggcttcataaaatgaatttaggAGTGTTCCCTCCTTCTCaatcttttggaaaagtttgagaaggaccagTATGTGTTCcctgtatgtttggtagaattccccagtgaagccatctggtcctggacttttgtttgcagggaggctttctattgctgattctatttcacttctagtgattggtctgttaaagttatctatttcttcttgattcagttttaatggactatatgtttctagaaacttgtccatctcttctaggttgtccaatttgtttccatatagttattcatagtattcttttatttatatatatatatttttgtaattctgtggtgttggttgtgatttctccattttcatttttattttgattatttgtgtcctctctttttcttcttggtgagcctggacagaggtttgttgattttggttactctttcaaaaaaaaaaacaaaaaaaaaaaaacggctctattttgattgattttttggtttttaaaaaatctctattgtatttatttcatccctgatctttattattctcTCCTTCTACTGACTTAaagttttgtttgctcttctttttctaattcttttaaatgataggttaggttatttatttgagattgttcttgtttttttgaggaaggcctatatcactatgaacttccctcttaggactgcttttgctgcatctcagattttgtgtggttgtattttcattgtcatttgtctcaaagcattttctgatttcttctttgattttatcattgactcattggttttCTAGTAGCATGTTGCTTAGTCTCCACGCAGTCATTTTTTTCtcgtttttctttctgtggttgatttctagtttcatgccaatGTGGTCAGAAAAGgtgtttcaaataatttctaataaTCAAGAATCATCTTCTatcttagagaatgttccatgtgcacttgaaaagaatgtattttctgggttttttggaTGTgatgtcctgaaaatatcaacTAACTGTCCTGTTGTGTCTtttagtatctctgttgccttactgattttctgtctggaagatctgttcaatgatgttagtggggtgttaaagtttCCTACTGTTATTGTATTCCtatcaatttcttcctttatgtctgttagtatttgttgtgtatatttaggtgcttctataCTGGGTGTCTATACGTTAACAAATGTAATATTCTCTCCTCGTATTGCTTCTTTTATCACtgtatagtgtccttctttacctttctttatggcctttgctttaaagtctattttgtctgatatgagtattgctacccctgctttcttgtcatttccatttgcatgaaatatctttccatcctctcattttcaatctatttgtgttcttctccctaaagtggatCTCTTATAGGCCACATGTTGTAGGCTCTtcttttattatccaatctgacactctgtgtcttttgattggagaatttagtccattgacattattgtaattattgataaaagtgtttattgccattttaaactctgttttctagttgattttgtttgtattttttgtttgttcctttttttttgttttttcttttgtagtttgataattttcttttgttttagcttaatttattgtctttttggTTTTCATGACTCTATTGTatacttttgatttgtggttaccttgtttttcaagtattttaattcATTACTATATGTATTTGCTTTACATTGGTAatcatataggctcaaacacatcctaaaaagaatgaaaaaaactcTATTtgcttgcttccctctcccacattttatgatttttatgtccTCTTTTAATCTCTTTATGTTTTTTCTCTTGATCGTCATTATAGTTATCACATTtctaattgtgtttttttttcctttctatagaTGCTTGCTTGtattctatttagagaagacctttcaatatttgttttaggATAGATTTAATATTGCTATATTTTTaggttttgcttgtctgagaaattctttatttctcctattctaaaggatagtcttgctgggtAGAATATGCTAGGTTGCAGGGTTTTCTCTTtgagggctttgaatatatcttgccactcccttctggcttgcaatgtatctgtagagaaatcagctgatagccttatgggggttcccttgtaactaactctcttttctcctgctgcttttagaatattttctctaACTGTGGCCATCTTAATTACAATATATCTTGGTTAGATATGTTGAGGTTCATCTTGCTTGGGACCCTCTGTCCTTCCTGTAGTTGGATATCTGcttccttctttaggtttaggaagttttcagttataatttcttcaaatattattttttatcttcttttctctttcatctcctcTGGGATCCCTGTGTAGATTGGaatgttttatattatcccataggtcccttatgttgctttcatttgttttcatttgctttctgtttgctgttctgattgggtgatttctattATCATGTCTTCtaaatcacttatttgttcttctgtattatttagtctgctattgactgcctttagcttggcttttatctcagcaaatgagtcTTCTGCTTTTAATTGGCTCCTTTttgtagtttctatttcctttttacagtGTACTGTATTTCTGTTGATGACCTCTCATTTCATTCAGTGATTTTATcacctcctttttgaactcaggATCTAGTAGACTCTTGAGGTCTATTACATTGTTCATCCCTTCAGcagacttctcttgttcttttagttgggagtggttcctctgcttcttcattttatgtatatttttctggCTCTATGAATTTCAGAGTAACAGTTATCTCCTGTCATCTTGAAATGTGTTTTTCTGAAGTGGGAGTGTCCCTGTGTAGGCTGTGCACatctaataattttgtcataagggctgtttttagtatggatggttgccatgtcTTTCCTCTATGTGTGATCGTTGTTATTGCCTTGActgtggttggtgttgtggtgaccagagcctgcgcTGATTATTGACCAGgacctcctctttgctctgtggttgtcacagccctgacaggagCCAAGTCTCTCCCCTGTTGTTGGAATAGAGGCTTTCAGCCCcgttctgagctgtggtgtgtggtaggaGGAACTGGTGTGCTTCCACTGGAAGAGGAACTGCTTAGTATGCCTCCATGGAAGATGTCCACTGGAAAGCGCCCTCTGTGGTTTCATCTTTCACAGCTTCTGCTAGCCTACAAAGTACACTTTGTTGTTACTGCCCTTGTTCCCCCACCTCAGCTGCATGAATGTCAGCAACCGACCCCGGTGTTCCCCAAGTTCTGTGTCACAGAGCCACCAGTGAAGATCCACCAATGTTAGGTACTAGGACCCACCACAGGGTGTGTACAGTCATGCATCTAGCTCCACCATGATCCACAAAGTCAGCCCAAACCCTAGCCCCATATCTGCATATAGTTTTCAGGTCTGCTGTTAATGCCAGACACACCCCTGCTGCAAGCCAGAACTCCACTCAGTTGTCTTAGAGGTACAGGCCTACACAGGTACCTGTGGGGCAAATTCACCACCAACAACTGGGTCTCAAATCAAATCTCAGTCCCATCTTTGAAGTCATGGGACCTCTGGGaatggattcaggtttcaaacCCACCTCTGCCCTGGAGCCACACACCAGCAATTGTGTCC harbors:
- the LOC105100467 gene encoding ciliary microtubule-associated protein 3 isoform X1 — its product is MCFNKAEPLVNYSFGTRQQRKLFPHFHPPSLLGNKFLPLSGVSHRGPGYYIPEDKYGLAYNLSKIPTSRKEYAFGARTAMRFKPISKDTTPYPGMYQTVNPWGQKDKRNFAPFNALSPRFRTYSKDPCYPGPTTYNPEIKPPRKVTWPMRFGSPDWAQIPCLQKRTLKAELSTDKDFRKHRSRVAYLSLYYN
- the LOC105100467 gene encoding ciliary microtubule-associated protein 3 isoform X2; protein product: MCFNKAEPLVNYSFGTRQQRKLFPHFHPPSLLGNKFLPLSGVSHRGPGYYIPEDYGLAYNLSKIPTSRKEYAFGARTAMRFKPISKDTTPYPGMYQTVNPWGQKDKRNFAPFNALSPRFRTYSKDPCYPGPTTYNPEIKPPRKVTWPMRFGSPDWAQIPCLQKRTLKAELSTDKDFRKHRSRVAYLSLYYN